In Lolium rigidum isolate FL_2022 chromosome 3, APGP_CSIRO_Lrig_0.1, whole genome shotgun sequence, the genomic window TCTGTCATCATCAAGTTTTGTTTAACATTTGCATTTTATTCATCTTGGATTGTTCATTATCCAATGTGTTCTAGAAGAGAAACAACTTTGGCCCAACCAAAGTCTGAAATCTCTCACTACTCGCCTCTCCATGGTACGCGTcacaaatttttttttcttccaacATGATTTCAGGGGTTCATTACGGGGAGGGCCATGGCGACGAGGATCGGCGCCATTCCAACCTAGAGCATCTTCAAGGAGCGAGGGTGGAGTCATCATCTTTCCCGCGAGGAGCTCCATCTTGGCGAGCCTCGCGGAACGCTAATTAACGCGAATTAATCCTATCAATCAATAACAATGGACGACTCGCCGCTAGGCAACGGGCCCCTAAACCGCGGACCCCTGGGCGTTCCCCTGCTGGGCGGGCTGGacacgccgtcgtcttcgtcgtcgtcgtcgggagATTCGGATAGCTCCGGTGGATCGTCATCCGGATCATCCACCTCGTCTCCGCCATCATCGCCGCCTCCATCTAGCTCAGACTCGTCCACACAGTCGTCCCCACCGCCGCAGTCATCCGGCTctgcgccgtcgccgccctcgacACCGCAGGCTCCACCTGCGGATGCCGGCGGGTCGCCCCCGCAGCAAGTCTCACCGCCGGGATCAAATGCCCTTCCGTCTCCGCAGGCTCCGAAGAGTGGGAGTTCCAAGGGCGGCGGCGCGTCGGAGAGTGGGAGTTCCAAGGGCGGCGGGGGCGGTTCTGGCGGCCGTGGCAAGAGCGGAAGCAGCCAGGACGACACGCCGAACGTGGcggccgtcgtcgtcggcgtGGTGATCGGCGTCACGGCCTTCGCCCTGCTGCTGTGCATCGCGGCGTGCGTGTGCTGCgcccggaggaagaagaagcggcaGCCGCACATCCCCTTCTACACCGACCAGCACGGTACGTACACGCGCGCGCATGTACTAGCTAACTGTCGTTTCATCATGCACAGcacattcatggatggaggacgtACATTTGCAGAGATGTGCTAACAAACATGCATGgcggcgtgcgtgcgtgcgcgtgCAGGGAACGTGTTCTACGCGAACAACATGCCTCCGTGGCAGCAGAGCGGCGGCCCGATGCCGATGgacgggcacggcggcggcggcggcggggggtggcagcagcagcaccagcagtactcgccggggcaggggccgctgaGCGAGGAGATGATGATGAGCGGGTCGCACGGGACGgggccgatgccgccgccgtccccgGCCTTGTCGCTGGGGTTCGGGTCGCAGAGCTCGTTCACGTACGAGGAGCTGGGGGCGGCGACGGGCGGGTTCTCCAAGGCGAACCTGCTGGGGCAGGGCGGGTTCGGGTACGTGTACAAGGGCGTGCTGCCGGGGAGCGGCAAGGAGGTGGCGGTGAAGCAGCTCAAGGCCGGCAGCGGGCAGGGCGAGCGCGAGTTCCAGGCGGAGGTGGAGATCATCAGCCGcgtccaccaccgccacctcgtcTCCCTCGTCGGATACTGCATCGCCGGATCGTCGCAGCGCCTCCTCGTCTACGAGTTCGTGCCCAACGACACCCTCGAGCGCCACCTCCACGGTTCGTTCGTTCCTTCCTTCTTCTGCTTGTTTTTCTCGTACGTTCTGACCTGGGTCTCTCTGAATTCTGACGCTTGGTGGCTGGCTATGCTGCAGGCAAGGACGTGCCGGTGATGGACTGGCCGACGAGGCTCGCCATCGCGCTCGGCTCCGCCAAGGGCCTTGCTTACCTGCACGAAGATTGTAAGTTTATACTGTTGTTTTTTATTGTGTTCTCTTCTCTGTATGGCATTCTGACGACATGTTCGCGGTGTCATTTAAGGTCATCCAAGGATCATCCACCGTGACATCAAGGCGGCTAACATTCTCTTGGACGAAAATTTCGAGGCCAAGGTAATCAATCTCGGCCTGGCGCGTGCACGTCTTAAGCTTCACTGAACTGAACTGACAATGCAGGATGGAGATCTGTAAGATTGGCGTAAAATCTTTCGTCTGAATGTTGGCAGGTTGCGGATTTTGGGCTCGCCAAGTTAACCACGGACAACAACACGCACGTCTCCACGCGCGTCATGGGAACTTTCGGGTGAGCACTGACAGAGCAGCCCAACGTCACACTTTAGCAGAGGCGCGCGAAACGAAGCAAGCAGAGCGCTAACATCACATTGCTGTGTGTGCAGGTATCTGGCCCCGGAGTACGCCTCGAGCGGCAAGCTCACGGACAAATCGGACGTCTTCTCCTTCGGCGTCATGATGCTCGAGCTCATCACCGGCCGGCGGCCCGTCGATCCCAACAACTACATGGAGGACAGCTTGGTCGATTGGGTCAGCTATACTTCTCTCTTTCCATATCTAGCATCTGCCTGCATCAGCTTCGTTTCTGACGCGCCGGCGGTCTGGTCGCGTCAAACGGTTAACAGGCGAGGCCGCTCTTGGCGAGCGCGCTATCACAAGGCGGCAGCTTCGACGAGGTGGTCGACCCGCGCCTGGAGAACAAGTACGACCGGCAGGAGATGGAGCGCATGgcggccagcgccgccgccgcggttcGCCACTCCGCCAAGCGCCGCCCCAAGATGAAACAGGTGAAGGTCCTTACAAGACATATCCCACCTGCCTGTCTCGATGCCAGTTTCCCTACCGTTTGACATTGATCCTTGCACTACAGATAGTTCGTGCTCTGGAGGGCGAGATGTTGCTGGACGACCTGAACGAGGGGGTGAAGCCCGGGCAGAGCATGATCTACAGCTCCGACGAGTCCGGCAACTACGCGGCCAACATCAACAGGTTGAGGCAGGTCGCGTTCGAGAGCAGCGGGGAGTACACCAACGAGTACAGCGGGACGGGCGAGTCGGGGGACGCAACACGGCGGCACTGATCTCTAGTCAATCCTTCCAGGAGCTCCTTCACCGTAGAGATTTTTGAATCTTTGATGTAAGTTGGCCATGTCGTGGGAGGGATCGACTGATGCATGAGTTGATGTGTACATGAGGTGATCATGCCGTGTGTTCGATGTATCTGCTTCAAATGCCTGCAAACCGGTGTTGTATAATCGTGTAAATTGATGTATGTATATATGTACCTACATGTAATTGCAGCTCTTCGGTTACATTTGAAGTGGAAATAGATCTGGAAGGGAAGTCTACACAAGTCGCACTGTTAATCTACCACTTCTGAATATGTCTACCGCATCAACAATGCTACATCTACGGATGGCACCTACAAAAAATTGTCACGGACAACCACCTCCAGGCATGTGCTCCACAATTTAAgggatgaaaaaaaaaacagaatcaaACATCAGCCACCACGTCAGCCCGTAAGCCCATTGGATAGTTTCCGTAGGTTTAGGATTATTGCTAcggccactagtggaaaacggggctaggcccggtccatttgggccttcagtcccggtttccaaaccgggaccaattagacGGGACTAAAGgatcccctttagtcccggttcaaagttgcaccgggcctaaaggcgtcgccacgtggtgcggccagggagctcgcggtggatggcctttggtcccggttcgtggtacaattctctgccgcggcacaggtttaggttgtagcagcgtttctctgccgcggcagactttcagcaatgcatatatatcattcaagaaaccacaaaatatcgtcgtgaatatatatagacatcgtcaacagtacacgtaatgcatgcatatttacaatataaagctagtcggatctctttactaaatctattagccTCTACGGAGTTGCTCCTCATCTATGACATCCGCATAGTGCTCTCCACATGGGGTAATGACCTCGGTaacaaagaatcccgcgatttcctcttgaattgctcgtatttgatcctccgttatgagagtgtcccgcaggcgtatcatctatgtttaaaaaaggagatcaatatatgaatggaactcaatacaatagatggtactaattaagataattgtgagaatttgttatcgtacacgagtgtggtgtatacgggcatccccacccttgggacaggccatgtcacgaatgaaggtgcagacatagtatccacataagttattcccgggttcctgcctcatacactttacgaaaaaatagttcgatcaaactaataatcaagcatcgtattgaaagtaaatatcatatatagagtttcacggacatagctatatatatagtactacttacagggtaatcttgaaatgtaagctccggtttccatttacccggaacagtagtgatgaaccgtttccatgccctggccggcaaaaaataatgagtaaatgagttattgattagttgatgatatcgtcgaattagaacagatgaagatgccaatacgaaattgattgaaattacctctggaggatggcagccatgtccgcccattccgcatattctttacgtttcgagtccaagacttttacgactcctttgtgaagatcaatgattaggagaataaagtggaatctgcacaagcatagctcaatgattacgagaataaagtggaaggtgcacaagcataatgtatgttatatataacactcacttgaagttgtaggaaagaatatatcctccttatttgcttgcttcactaaaaacattaccatgttgtcctctgtgtccttggcgaagtctcgaaccgtaacttcatgaactgtgtctgggtctatgaaccccagcggtaggagcttgcctcttttgcattcgagtttcttcattctgcataattaaatgtatagcgtacacaaagaatatagtgaggataattgttagtgcaaatgaatgagcgccgagctacagacttaattacataaataaatcatagcaaatgaacgtgctcgtcctccgccgcaatacgctgagctacctcctccggcggggccggctccctctgaaacgaccgtggcccataagacctccaccatagaatatccgggtcgacgacgggacccggattccgcaccaaggtgcgtgacccggaagctaagacctcccagtgccacctcggcgaagcccagtcccggacctccccgcgccgccgcatctcctctagaagagtcggaCCACCGCGCGGCGGCTGtcacggcatcgtagctacgaaaacaaatcatatatatatgtaccaacgttaacataaattaaaaaataacttcactacttttaacccgagcaggggcgtcggcactatgtcgcggcggcacagccacgggcgccgtaggggcaccgccacggactcggcaccggcagGGCGCCCGCACTACCGGATTAACTATACTAACAAATAGTTTACAATAATAGAGTTCTAACTAACATTATTTTTATTAATGTTAGAGTTGTAACTAACATTATTTCTAACATACATATTAACAACTATTTCTAAAAAAATAGAGTTCTAACTAACATAGAGTTGTAATTAACATTATTATTTCTAACATATATTATTGTAAATtttactaactatttctaaaaaatagtttactaactatttctaaaaaaaatagagTTCTATCTAACATAGAATTTACTAACTATTTTTACTAACATATATTATTGTAAATATTTACTAATTAACTATTTCTAATTAACATATTATTTTTACTAACCACTATTCTAATTATTCTAACAAACAAATTTTATACATCGAACAATATATGTACTAACAAATTTGATACACATCTAACAATCTAATATGTCAAATTTGATAAGaagttaacaaaaaaaaaagggtggCCGGGGGGCTCACCTTGCCGACGGAGAGGAGGCGTGCGGCGGCGGtgttggaggaggcggcgggcggcggtgggCGCGCGACGGCGAGCGGAGGCGGtgttggaggaggcggcgggcggaggcggcgttggaggaggcggcggtgttggaggaggcggcgggcggcggcgcgcggacggagacgggcgacggcgggcgcgggcgtggtggtggaggcggtggcgcacGCAACGGCGAGCGGAGGCGGGCGCGCGACGGCGAGCGGAGGCGGGGGCGCagttgggcagcctggcggcgtcgtgccttcgtctccgcgggattgatctccgcggagatgAAGGGGCGACAGTTATAgcccccccctttggtcccggttcgtattacaaaccgggaccaaaggggggccctttggtcccggttcgtattacaaaccgggaccaaaggcccccctttggtcccggtttgtaataaaaaccgggactaaaggccatttttgctgcgattttcgctgcgcgcgcaaaaaaggcctttagtcccggtttttaatacaaaccgggaccaaaggccattttttttaaaaaaatttgttcccgccttatttcaaataaataaaaaaaccacgtactggccaccgcactgccacacgtgtccaccgccgccgcctccatgtactggccaccgccgccaccgccgtgtactggccaccgccgccaccgccatatacaggccaccgtcgccaccgccgtgtactggccaccaccgtcaccgccatgtactggccaccgccgtgtactgcccaccaccgccaccgccatgtactggccaccaccgccaccgccaccgccatgtactggccaccaccgccaccgccacacgtgtcccttccccgtgccacgtgtcccttccccgtgccacgtgtcgccgccgcttccacgtgcctcgccccgccgccaccgccgtgcgacatgtagatcccgcttccacgtgccacgccacgccgcttccccgcgccacctgtcgccgccgcttccacgtgccacgccccgccgcttccccgcgccacctgtcgccaaacttgccgcgtcgttgtgctataaagcgccgcgtgcgcgcggaaccacacgtcgtcgtcgcctccgttcattcgtcgctgggatgccgccgcgccgtcgcggctcgtccggcttccgtggcgtccgagcgcgtccgaacggtaggttctacgccgagatgcgcgccggtggcttccggctcaccctcggcacgtacaacaccccggagctggtGGCGCGCGCTTATGACgaggccgcatggcgatttcggcggccacggtgcgacatgaacttcccagacgtcgaatcgctagaggaggcggagttcctcgcgccgacgccgtgcctcgtcgacgacgaggaccgtcgccgccaccgccaggtgcagcgccggatcgccatcgccgagcacgacgaggagttgatgcgccggtggagggcgcggttccccaacgacgtcgacaacaccgacgcgttcttcgccgACCTCCGGGCACATCGCGAGTCCAAcgagcgccaccgtcgggccgtcgccgtgttcgagctcgacaacccgaatacaacttgggccgacaacgaccctcggtgggacaatatttggaccgagacaacctccgacgacgagtagatcgactagactagttgtttatctattttaattgtattttcaataaagtcgttgtggcagacgctgatgatgagaaaagtttttcgccagatacatggaattaaagtacagagctcaactgaaaattaattaagatacatggccagattcgactgttcgagtcattcaatcatactcgtgcctagccctatagtactcgccactgtagtcgtcgtagtcgccgtcatcatcgtcgatggcatcggggtcgcggtagtcgaacctcggcgggagagcacgcgtgggttgggactgagggtagcgcaggcgggggccatggtgggccatgacgccctggagagtctggccgcgccaccacagccaacGGCCGACCTCGTTGAAGtttgaaggaggcgggccgccctcctcgtgcctggcaagcgccctctcacgccgattgatgaagaagttttcccaagtcgggttgtagtcgggatgccactggggattcctccgctgctctggcgtgagctcgaagtagtctttcctacgttgctggtcctcctgtgcttctggtgtatcttttgccttcccgtacacgcccagaaagcctagcaggttcacgcaaagattcttcgtcacgtgcatcacatcgattgaagagcggacctctaagactttccaatagggtagatcccaaaatatagatttcttcttccacatgggcgtgtgtccggcatcgtcattcggaacagaccgtccgccaggaccctttccaaatattacatctagatccttgaccataccaaatatatcaacaccatcacgatggggaggcttcctccggtgatcagcctcaccgttgtaatgcttgcctttctttcttacggggtgggtaagcctaagaaatcgacgatgccccggtacacgaccttcttacatttttccaaataatcaccttcgagctcatgtaaacaagtgcgtgcatgcattgtatcccttgtttgatctgtcccgaaatgttaccaagagcaggccagtcattgatggttacgaaaagcggcgctcttaggtcaaattcctcctgcttgtgctcgtcccacacacgtacacctgctagggaccacgagctgtagaagttcttcgactaatggcttcggtacacatcaatgtcgttcccgggttgcttcgggccttgtatgagcaccgacatcataatgaacttccgcttcatgcacaaccaaggaggaaggttatatatacaaagagtcacgaggccaggtgctatggctgcagctctgctctccaaaaggattcatgccatccgtacttagaccaaaccttaagtttcttgcatcccgtgcaaagtttgggaactctctatcgatttttctccattgggatccatcgacgaggtgcctcaacatcacgtatttctttgtgccatcgcaacaacctagcatgctctttatttccgaacaagcgtttcagccgtggtattataggagcataccacataaccttggcgggaaccctcttctcggggcgctcgccctcaacatcaccagggtcatctcgtccgatcttataccgcaatgcaagtgcacaccggacatgcatccaaattgtcgtactcaccgcggtagaggatgcgatcattaatgcatgcatgtatcttttgcacatctaatcctagagggcggacaatcttcttcgcttcgtacgtatcggcggaaattcgttaccccttggaagctttctcttaattattgtcggcaactttccaaatcccgagtcggtgacaccgttctccgccttccattgcaataATTCCGAGTGTgcttgcctagctttttatggccatcttcgcaagttgggtataacaatttgttgtgatcttctatcatcttgtcgaaggccaacctttccttttcggtttcacattgtctccttgcatcggcaatggctcgaccaagatcatcatcggcaggctcatccggtgcctcttgatcttctacttcattgtcttcattgccttcgcgtatcatcgtattcagggaaattgggataaccatcatcatcctcttcctcttcttcattgtcttccatcataacccctctttctccgtgcttggtccaacaatagtaactgggcatgaaaccggatcgcagaaggtggctgtgaatgagactcgagtgagtgtaattcacggtattcttgcagtccacacatggacaatacatgaagccaccatgtttgtttgcctctgccacggccataaaattatccaggcccgaagtgaactcatcaaaccgtcggtcaatgtacatccattgccgattcatctgcatgttataattaagctgatcaaaaccattacagaacatcacgatgtatatatacacatgcattttatcaatttcagatgaaaaggataaatttgttaacctcgatgaagaagaaaaaagcaagttaagtgtggcttgatttgtgtaaactcaagtggcaaatcctcttaagcatttcatcgaacacctcttgtgcatgtgaagaagagaggagagcaatacacccctcttgtgaagaaagtgaaaaaatggctaagtgtttggACCCTTGGGAAGGGGCAAGGTTATGTAGCCAgagggggggcctttggacccggtttgtattacaaaccgggactaaaggtttcccacgcctgacacggcctgccgcgccctgccgtggaccctttagtcccggtttgtaatacaaatcgggtccaaaggccactactgGACAGGCGCCAGCTAGTGGGGTCGCCCAGggcaaaacgaaccgggaccaatgccccccattggtcccggtttggttctgcactgggacatttgcttgggaccaaaggcctcttctccactagtgggcATCGTCGCCATGGGTGCCACCTTACTTCTAATGTTGCCTTACTTCCAATTTTGGTCGATGTTATGAAAGCAATCTTATTTCCAATGATGATCAGGGCCATGGATGCCACACGAATTATAATGGCGATTCATGTCATAAACGTGATCCTATTTCCAATGCTAAACAATGCCATGGATGTCGTAGCACCCTGAACAAGTCCCGACATTGCCATGGACACAACCTACGCGTCTCCCTCCCACTCCCTTCATGACTATGTTCTACCATGATCCTTTACGCGGTGTCTGACATTTTCCCCGATAACCTCTTGAAAGTGCATCTAGGATCCCGTTGGGTTTTGGATGATTAATGGCAAGGCAATTTAGAAAATGACCCTTTATCAAGTGTTACGCGTTTTCTATGTTGCTACCTGGATATTGTCAAAGTAGACCCCCACAAAATGAGAAGCGTGGTATTCCAAGGGATGCAATGTTATATTTTATTGATTAGtaggtatttttttattttttaagctAGATAGTGGATTTCCCACtgcatatttttttattttctatttaacaAAGATGTCCAATCTTTTTACAAGTGGTGCTAGAGGAAAGCACCAACTAATAAACAAAACAGCTTAGAGAAGAAACAACTAGCCTATTTTAAATATAACTGTGGACCCAAGCTTTTGGCCCAACATAGGACTTCATCTTTGCCTTGTGCACTAGCAAAGCCAACTCATCTCTGGAGATCCTTCGACATTTATAGAGGCTGGGTCTAACATCATTAAACAAGAAATCATTTCTAGAAGTCCATATAGCCCATCACAATAATGTCTAGAGAGAGAAAGAATGATCAATGCCAGCCTTGAGACTATCAATAAAATCCATAACAGGGAATTGTCTTCCAGAGCTAGCTGGTGCAGTCCACCCCGAGCAAATATATTGCCAACATATCACAACAAAAGGACAACTGAAGAAGAGGTGGTATCTGGATCCCATCATGTGTGAATTGCACGTAGGACATGGATAGTCAGGCGAGAAACTTTTCCTTTACAACAGTTGTCTAGAGTTGAGCCGATCTTGCAGAAGTAACCAGAAAAAACCTTATGTTTGGAATGGCAGCAGGTTTTTTAAATCCCTTTGAGAGCTGGGCAAATGATATGTTATCCAAAAAGCTGCTTATAAGCGTGTGCTACCTTAAAGCTACCAGTATTACAAACAGCTATCCACTTGTCTCGTTCATCTGCCTCAGTGATATCATCAAGGAGAGCTTGCAAAGAATGTAGTTATGAGAAAGCCGCATTCGACAGTGGCAGGTGGAAATGATTTGAAAGTTGTTCCAAAGAGCAAACCTGTTGGCCTGAGGCATTCTCATTGATAGCAAATGAGAAAAGATGTGGGAGTTTTCTACAAAGAGATTGAGCAGACCAACTATCAAACCAAAGCAGAACTGAACAGCCAGAGCCAATGGAACACTGAACCAAATCCTTAAAATTCCCCAAGTTCTTTGAACAATCCCTTGATTAGAAAGAAGAAACTCTGGATTTGGAGGGTGGCAAAACATTGGAGTAATAGGCATCCCAAACCAGGTTTACCCAACACAAATTTGCTTTATTGTAGTAGAATTTATGAAGATGCTTCATTAGCAGACAATTGTTTTGCAAAGAGAGATTACCACATCAAGGCCTCCTTGATCCTTAGGTTTACAAACTAGCTCCCAATCAGGTAGTGGATGCCTTTTTTCTTCCAAATCCCTCTTTATCCAAAGGCAGTGCCTTTTGTACTTGTCAAATTTGGTTCTATATAggtcctgat contains:
- the LOC124695096 gene encoding proline-rich receptor-like protein kinase PERK4, coding for MDDSPLGNGPLNRGPLGVPLLGGLDTPSSSSSSSGDSDSSGGSSSGSSTSSPPSSPPPSSSDSSTQSSPPPQSSGSAPSPPSTPQAPPADAGGSPPQQVSPPGSNALPSPQAPKSGSSKGGGASESGSSKGGGGGSGGRGKSGSSQDDTPNVAAVVVGVVIGVTAFALLLCIAACVCCARRKKKRQPHIPFYTDQHGNVFYANNMPPWQQSGGPMPMDGHGGGGGGGWQQQHQQYSPGQGPLSEEMMMSGSHGTGPMPPPSPALSLGFGSQSSFTYEELGAATGGFSKANLLGQGGFGYVYKGVLPGSGKEVAVKQLKAGSGQGEREFQAEVEIISRVHHRHLVSLVGYCIAGSSQRLLVYEFVPNDTLERHLHGKDVPVMDWPTRLAIALGSAKGLAYLHEDCHPRIIHRDIKAANILLDENFEAKVADFGLAKLTTDNNTHVSTRVMGTFGYLAPEYASSGKLTDKSDVFSFGVMMLELITGRRPVDPNNYMEDSLVDWARPLLASALSQGGSFDEVVDPRLENKYDRQEMERMAASAAAAVRHSAKRRPKMKQIVRALEGEMLLDDLNEGVKPGQSMIYSSDESGNYAANINRLRQVAFESSGEYTNEYSGTGESGDATRRH